GTTATGATAGTCGCTCTGAAGCAATCAGAGATATGATAAGAGGATACATAGTCAAACGCCAGTGGATTTCTGGGGAAGAGGACGCCGTCTGCACAATCTCATTGGTGTACGACCACACTAAGCGTGGGATAGCTGAAAAGATAACAGATGTAGAGCACCACCATATAAAAGAAATCGTAACAACTTCTCATGTCCATCTTGATGAAGAAAACTGTCTTGAGGTCATTATTATTAAAGGTAACAGTGAAAAGATAAGGGACTTTGCGAGATATCTTTTGTCAATAAAAGGTATAAAACACGGAGATTTTATTATAGTGTCCACTGGTAAAGGCATTGAGTAGGATTTAATGAAAAAGCCGATTATTTTTGCAATTCTAATTTCTTTATTAATTTTGATTGGTAATTCTGAGCTCTTCAATAAAGCTGAGATTAAAGGAACTTATGTTTTATTTACTGTCGATACAGAATACGATTTCCCGCCAGTACTTAATACTGAAAAAGGCCTAGACGAGGGTATTCCTGTATTACTCTCTATTTTTGAAGAGCACGATGTAAAAGCTACTTTCCTTGTAACAGGAGAAGTGACGGATAATAGGCCTGACATCTTAAAGGAGATCTACCAAAGAGGCCATGAGATTGGATCACACAGCTACCACCACAAATCAATTAAAGCGCAGACTAAGTCTGAGATAGAAAATGAGATTATTCTTTCAACAAATGCGATAGAGAAAGCAATAGGCGTTCGCCCAGTTTCATTTAGGTCTCCCGGGCACAGCGCATGTAATGATTTAGTGATTTTACTCCAAGACCACGGATACCTTGTTGAAGCATCTGCAGAAAAAATTAATTCATATCCTTACCACCCAAATGAAACTGACTGGACATCTGAAGGCAATATGAGCATTCTAAGGGTACCAGTTTCGCATACTCCTGCATACTTCTACCCCCCAACTACCTACAATAGATCATGGATTGATTGTTTCAATAAGGCAGTAAGTCAGCAATCAGATAAGGATATTAAGATTATAGTTATAGGACTTCACCCTTGGGAACTAGTTGAGATTGAAGCGCCAGAAGAATACCAAAGCTATACTAGAGCATGCGGAAACTATACAATAGAAAACTTAAATTCACTTTTAGATTACCTCGGCAATCAAAAAGTCGTTTACATAACACTAGAAGAGCTCTATTATATTGTGCAAGAGTAGTCTATACTGCGCCATCTCTTAATTTTTCTTCAATGTTTAGAATCTCTTTTATTCTTTTTTCTCCGCTGATTTCTTTGATATAGTTCCTTGTTTCATTTGGTACAAGGTCACTCCATTTTTTATCCGAAGAAATCAATTTTCTAATCAACGTCCCATTGAACTCCTCTTTTTGGTGAAATCTAACTTCAGATACCTTGTAACCCCTTTTTTCCCAAAGTAATCTTACGAGGGTGTTATTAGTATATACATTGTCAAAGGGCGGAAAAGTATCAATAATGTTTTCTACCCACATAGAGTTGCTTTCTGTATTTGGACTTGACAAAATTATTACTTTATCTCTTAGATCTTTGACAGAACGCAAGATCATCTCAATTCGTTCCCCACTTGAAAAGGGGTTTGAAATAGTGTATGATACTTGAGAGGCTGCAACACAGATTATCACTTCATCTTCTATTTTCAGAATATCTTTTATCGCCATATAATGGCCATTGTGAAAAGGCTGAAATCTGCCTATAAAAAGGCCCCTACTCATTAAATCACTTCAAGAAGAGAGGCTATCATTATTGGCAATATTACTGTTGCATCCCCTTCTATTGTAATAAAATCCGCATCTTCCCTTACCTTTCCCCATGAAATAGCTT
This portion of the Methanofastidiosum sp. genome encodes:
- the nikR gene encoding nickel-responsive transcriptional regulator NikR, whose translation is MNGVLRFGVSIPPDLLEKFDKIIEAEGYDSRSEAIRDMIRGYIVKRQWISGEEDAVCTISLVYDHTKRGIAEKITDVEHHHIKEIVTTSHVHLDEENCLEVIIIKGNSEKIRDFARYLLSIKGIKHGDFIIVSTGKGIE
- a CDS encoding nicotinamide-nucleotide adenylyltransferase, with translation MSRGLFIGRFQPFHNGHYMAIKDILKIEDEVIICVAASQVSYTISNPFSSGERIEMILRSVKDLRDKVIILSSPNTESNSMWVENIIDTFPPFDNVYTNNTLVRLLWEKRGYKVSEVRFHQKEEFNGTLIRKLISSDKKWSDLVPNETRNYIKEISGEKRIKEILNIEEKLRDGAV
- a CDS encoding polysaccharide deacetylase family protein, with product MKKPIIFAILISLLILIGNSELFNKAEIKGTYVLFTVDTEYDFPPVLNTEKGLDEGIPVLLSIFEEHDVKATFLVTGEVTDNRPDILKEIYQRGHEIGSHSYHHKSIKAQTKSEIENEIILSTNAIEKAIGVRPVSFRSPGHSACNDLVILLQDHGYLVEASAEKINSYPYHPNETDWTSEGNMSILRVPVSHTPAYFYPPTTYNRSWIDCFNKAVSQQSDKDIKIIVIGLHPWELVEIEAPEEYQSYTRACGNYTIENLNSLLDYLGNQKVVYITLEELYYIVQE